One Longimicrobiales bacterium DNA segment encodes these proteins:
- a CDS encoding EamA family transporter, whose amino-acid sequence MTSGPNRLRGYAEAVAAASLWGSSGVFAVNLFRMGLPPESLALLRPVVGSLILLAAVVLHKPAALRIDLQGLAILMLGGGFAVGVFQIAYQFSTDAVGVPSTVAMLYLAPAVVAASSGPLLGEWPDRTRLILLVVTLLGVWLSVFGAKEVPGLFDSSGFTWGILAGVSYGAYTLFGRFAAPRYGSLPTVVYSTLGSCLFLVLVVPATTGPIVLPNSGPAWALLFTFSFLTMAVAHFLFFDSLAHIDAGQASIATAIEPVIAAVLATVLLSQGLSPVGWLGITLVVGGVVGVGLTSGVASDATGGVGRNTP is encoded by the coding sequence GTGACCTCCGGTCCCAATCGCCTCCGTGGATATGCAGAGGCCGTAGCAGCCGCGTCGCTCTGGGGTTCGTCCGGAGTCTTCGCGGTCAATCTCTTCCGGATGGGGCTCCCACCGGAAAGCCTCGCGCTTCTTCGGCCTGTGGTGGGAAGTCTGATCCTTCTCGCAGCGGTAGTCCTGCACAAGCCAGCTGCCCTGCGCATCGACCTGCAGGGACTCGCGATCCTCATGCTCGGGGGAGGATTCGCCGTAGGCGTCTTCCAGATTGCCTACCAGTTCTCAACCGATGCAGTCGGTGTGCCATCAACCGTCGCAATGCTCTATCTCGCGCCCGCCGTCGTCGCAGCCTCTTCCGGACCACTGCTCGGTGAGTGGCCGGACCGCACTCGCCTCATTCTTCTCGTAGTTACGCTACTCGGAGTCTGGCTCTCCGTATTCGGAGCCAAGGAAGTTCCCGGCCTTTTCGACTCGAGCGGCTTCACTTGGGGGATCCTAGCTGGGGTGAGCTATGGGGCCTACACGCTCTTCGGACGATTCGCGGCCCCCCGCTACGGGTCACTCCCCACCGTCGTCTACAGCACTCTGGGTTCGTGCCTATTTCTGGTCCTGGTCGTTCCAGCAACGACGGGCCCCATCGTCCTCCCCAACTCCGGTCCCGCCTGGGCTCTGCTCTTCACGTTCAGCTTTCTGACCATGGCTGTGGCTCACTTCCTCTTCTTCGATTCGCTTGCCCACATCGACGCAGGCCAAGCCTCGATCGCAACGGCCATCGAGCCTGTTATAGCTGCGGTTCTCGCGACCGTCCTGCTCTCTCAAGGCCTTAGTCCGGTCGGATGGCTCGGCATCACGCTGGTCGTCGGTGGCGTCGTGGGGGTGGGCCTGACATCGGGTGTCGCGTCAGACGCGACCGGAGGCGTAGGCAGGAATACTCCGTAA
- a CDS encoding acyl-CoA dehydrogenase family protein: protein MADEKKLATELESREVAEQAREQNWEKRSFARALFEGRFDLDLIYPLPTPDAEERKRAAAFITELEVFARDHIDGDTNDREGHVPQAVLDGLAELGAFGIKTPQAYGGLGLSQMSYNRALAIVASRCSATGAFLSAHQSIGVPGPLLKFGTEQQKSTYLPRLAKGALSAFALTENDVGSDPANLSTTAELSEDGSHWILNGEKLWTTNGPRAQIIVVMARTPGKEGARKKPITAFIVETEWEGVETVIECSFMGLRALSNGVIKFTNVKVPRENLLWGEGKGLKLALITLNTGRLALPAFCGAAAKSCLEMLRDWSNTRVQWGLPVGHHDAVAQMLGKMTADTFALESVVELTGGMADSGHFDIRLEAAIAKLWGSETGWTLVNDALQVRGGRGYETHESLEARGETAYPIERWLRDMRINTIFEGSSEIMRLFIAREAVDRHLSIAGDLVNPKAPLGAKAAALVRAGLYYAWWYPTRFLGWGAWPKYSQFGTLAKHLRYIERTSRRLARATFHTMVRFGPGLEKRQAVLGRVVDIGSELMVMSATIVRAKSLTAKGNGKTGAEALADAYCRQARRRISQHFRLLFGNDDVATYSVARRFLEGEFEWLEEGVVSLEGYRKAAQATAPSPTSESTLSSEPLAAG from the coding sequence ATGGCAGATGAAAAGAAGCTCGCTACCGAGCTCGAATCGAGAGAAGTAGCCGAGCAGGCGCGTGAACAGAACTGGGAGAAGCGGAGCTTCGCCCGCGCACTCTTCGAGGGCCGCTTCGATCTCGACCTCATCTACCCGCTCCCCACGCCGGACGCGGAAGAGCGAAAGCGAGCCGCCGCGTTCATCACCGAGCTCGAGGTCTTCGCCCGAGATCACATCGACGGCGACACGAACGATCGCGAGGGGCACGTTCCGCAGGCCGTGCTGGATGGACTCGCCGAACTAGGTGCCTTCGGAATCAAGACGCCGCAAGCGTACGGTGGACTGGGACTCTCTCAGATGTCGTACAACCGCGCTCTAGCGATCGTGGCCTCACGCTGCAGCGCTACGGGAGCGTTCCTGTCCGCTCACCAGAGTATTGGTGTGCCAGGACCACTCCTGAAGTTTGGGACTGAGCAGCAGAAGAGCACCTACCTGCCGCGCCTCGCCAAGGGCGCACTGTCCGCTTTCGCCCTCACCGAAAACGACGTGGGTTCTGATCCAGCCAACCTGTCGACCACAGCCGAACTTTCGGAAGACGGCTCGCACTGGATCCTCAACGGCGAGAAGCTCTGGACCACGAACGGCCCCCGAGCCCAAATCATCGTCGTGATGGCCCGTACACCAGGGAAGGAAGGCGCACGCAAGAAACCCATCACCGCGTTCATCGTTGAAACAGAGTGGGAGGGAGTCGAGACGGTCATCGAGTGCTCTTTCATGGGGCTGCGAGCACTGTCGAACGGCGTGATCAAGTTCACGAACGTGAAGGTCCCGCGTGAGAATCTGCTCTGGGGTGAGGGCAAGGGGCTGAAGCTCGCACTCATCACCCTCAACACGGGTCGCCTCGCCCTGCCCGCGTTTTGTGGCGCAGCAGCAAAGAGCTGCCTGGAAATGCTACGAGACTGGTCGAACACACGCGTCCAGTGGGGTCTTCCCGTCGGTCACCACGATGCTGTCGCTCAGATGCTCGGCAAGATGACCGCCGACACCTTCGCACTCGAATCCGTCGTCGAGCTCACAGGTGGGATGGCGGACTCCGGCCACTTCGACATTCGACTAGAAGCGGCGATCGCCAAGCTCTGGGGCTCGGAAACTGGCTGGACCCTCGTAAACGACGCACTCCAAGTGCGTGGCGGACGCGGCTATGAGACCCACGAATCGCTGGAGGCACGCGGCGAGACTGCATACCCCATCGAACGCTGGCTCCGGGACATGCGCATCAACACGATCTTCGAGGGATCGTCGGAGATCATGCGCCTATTCATCGCGCGGGAAGCTGTGGACCGGCACCTGTCGATTGCGGGCGACCTGGTGAACCCGAAAGCTCCCCTGGGGGCCAAGGCCGCCGCTCTCGTGCGCGCCGGTCTTTACTACGCCTGGTGGTACCCGACCCGGTTTCTCGGATGGGGCGCCTGGCCGAAGTACTCTCAGTTCGGCACCCTCGCAAAGCATCTCCGCTACATCGAGAGAACGTCCCGGCGGCTCGCCCGAGCGACGTTCCACACGATGGTTCGGTTTGGACCGGGACTAGAGAAACGACAGGCCGTCCTCGGTCGCGTGGTAGACATCGGCTCGGAACTCATGGTCATGTCGGCGACCATCGTGCGTGCGAAGTCGCTTACCGCAAAGGGGAATGGGAAGACGGGAGCGGAGGCCCTCGCCGACGCCTACTGTCGACAGGCACGACGCCGGATCTCACAGCATTTCCGGCTCCTGTTCGGCAATGACGATGTGGCCACGTACTCTGTGGCCCGCCGCTTCCTTGAAGGAGAATTCGAGTGGCTGGAGGAGGGCGTCGTATCGCTCGAAGGCTACCGAAAGGCTGCTCAGGCGACGGCCCCTTCGCCCACGTCTGAGTCGACCCTTTCATCCGAACCTTTGGCGGCCGGCTGA
- the bcp gene encoding thioredoxin-dependent thiol peroxidase, with protein MIQQGDVAPDFTLDRDGGESITLSSLRGRKVVLYFYPKDDTPGCTIQACDFRDSLSRFDAVNTLVLGVSADHVDSHDAFRAKFVLTFPLLADVGGVVSDQYGVWGERMVDGSPLLGIERGTFLIDEEGRLEHVWRGVKAQGHVAMLAELLGA; from the coding sequence ATGATTCAGCAGGGAGACGTTGCGCCTGACTTCACACTCGACCGTGATGGCGGTGAGTCGATCACGCTTTCGTCGCTGCGTGGCCGGAAGGTCGTCCTCTATTTCTATCCGAAGGACGACACGCCTGGGTGTACAATTCAGGCCTGCGACTTCAGAGACAGTCTGTCTCGCTTCGACGCGGTCAATACATTGGTCCTAGGTGTGTCAGCGGACCATGTCGATTCTCACGACGCGTTTCGAGCGAAATTCGTCTTGACCTTTCCATTGCTTGCCGACGTAGGCGGAGTCGTCTCCGATCAGTATGGCGTGTGGGGCGAGCGCATGGTGGATGGATCACCTCTTCTGGGCATCGAGCGAGGGACTTTCCTGATCGACGAAGAGGGTCGGCTCGAGCATGTATGGCGTGGTGTGAAGGCCCAAGGACACGTCGCAATGCTGGCGGAGCTGCTAGGGGCCTGA
- a CDS encoding plastocyanin/azurin family copper-binding protein — MNQTLLLLASVTLVGCGADGSSAATHEPSTPAEGVYGQAPSARSGVPAAVVMAPAPTAQSEVGVSPFAFDNPVIDQFGLVFSPTQLVVEAGTTLVFMNSESALTHNVQVWDPAAKTMLLDSDALPGDRIEITLTEVGGYDILCDEHPGMRAFVFVTASPYAVFADPDGAFELGVAPVGDYLARVWTVDEGFGPEVPISVAEIRTGVDMRPGG, encoded by the coding sequence ATGAACCAGACACTCCTCCTTCTGGCTTCCGTCACGCTCGTCGGGTGCGGAGCTGATGGTAGCTCGGCGGCGACCCACGAGCCGTCTACTCCGGCAGAGGGCGTGTACGGCCAAGCGCCCTCGGCTAGAAGCGGGGTTCCGGCAGCCGTCGTGATGGCACCCGCACCGACTGCTCAATCGGAGGTCGGCGTCTCTCCGTTCGCCTTTGACAACCCGGTGATCGATCAATTCGGGCTGGTCTTCTCCCCCACTCAGCTGGTCGTCGAGGCGGGAACCACACTCGTGTTCATGAACAGCGAGTCAGCTCTCACTCACAACGTCCAGGTGTGGGACCCTGCCGCAAAGACAATGCTGCTCGACAGCGATGCTCTGCCCGGCGATCGAATCGAAATCACGCTCACCGAGGTGGGTGGCTACGACATCCTGTGTGACGAACATCCGGGAATGAGGGCCTTCGTGTTCGTGACTGCGAGTCCCTATGCGGTGTTTGCCGACCCGGATGGCGCCTTCGAACTGGGCGTCGCCCCAGTCGGCGACTACCTCGCCCGGGTCTGGACCGTCGATGAAGGCTTTGGACCAGAGGTGCCAATTTCGGTGGCTGAGATCCGCACCGGCGTGGACATGAGGCCGGGCGGTTGA
- a CDS encoding sigma-70 family RNA polymerase sigma factor: protein MSQILAERPLDDLTDEELVTAHLDGRPGAFQRLYDRYRDRLIHFITRKTGDADRAQDLVQEAFIRVTRHLHRFDTTKKFSTWVYTIAGNLSKNELRNRSRSPLVLFQRLTGNWDDDHRPIQFEDFSMRPDDLYRKRYLRRLVEDTVQTLPEHHRLVFRLRELEGKSYEEISKITGVNLGTVKSRLHRARNSFAQRIEPHLN from the coding sequence GTGAGCCAGATTTTAGCTGAACGTCCCCTCGACGACCTCACCGACGAAGAGCTCGTAACGGCCCATCTCGATGGCCGCCCAGGCGCGTTTCAGCGCCTGTATGACCGATATCGGGATCGCCTGATTCATTTCATCACCCGCAAGACAGGCGATGCGGATCGGGCACAGGATCTCGTGCAGGAGGCGTTCATTCGCGTGACGCGACACCTCCACAGGTTCGACACCACCAAGAAGTTCTCCACGTGGGTCTACACCATCGCTGGCAACCTCTCGAAGAATGAGCTCCGGAATCGTTCGCGGAGTCCGCTTGTGCTATTCCAGCGCCTGACCGGGAACTGGGACGACGATCACCGGCCGATTCAGTTCGAGGATTTCTCGATGCGTCCGGATGACCTCTATCGGAAGCGCTACCTGCGTCGCCTGGTTGAGGACACGGTCCAGACCCTGCCCGAGCATCATCGACTCGTTTTCCGGCTGCGTGAGCTCGAAGGGAAGAGCTACGAGGAGATCTCCAAGATTACCGGCGTGAACCTCGGGACGGTCAAGAGTCGCCTCCACAGGGCTCGAAACTCCTTCGCCCAGCGCATCGAACCCCATTTGAACTGA
- a CDS encoding patatin-like phospholipase family protein: protein MTAPGIDLLVPSAGAHTGHGPDDLGLIMGGGGARAAYQVGLLRCVARRFPDLHLPYITGVSAGALNAALLASHHGTFLQAVDELSHLWSTLTVDHVFRVDARSLAMNSMRWLKRLGSGGIGGARSQVRGLVNTQPLRKHLTEALHAVDGEVTGIQYNIDRGKLKAVALSTTSYSTGSSVTWLQGDNIEPWSRPGRLTRDTTLTIEHIMASAALPLLFPAVRLGNEWYGDGGIRLTAPLSPALHLGARRIMAISTRYARTEDEASTSAIQGYPPPAQVAGVLLNAVFLDQLDNDALRLERVNRLLETLPEKQRHGLEPAKLLVLRPSEDLGKLASQFEAQLPRSFRFLTRGLGTQETESPDVLSMILFQPDYLTALIEIGEKDARDRADEIGEFLLG from the coding sequence GTGACGGCTCCCGGCATCGACCTGCTGGTGCCGTCTGCGGGTGCGCATACCGGTCACGGACCGGATGACCTCGGCCTGATCATGGGGGGAGGGGGTGCCCGGGCCGCGTACCAGGTGGGATTGCTGCGCTGCGTCGCCCGCCGCTTCCCCGACCTGCACCTTCCCTACATCACCGGCGTGTCAGCCGGAGCGTTGAACGCCGCGCTGCTGGCATCGCACCACGGCACATTCCTGCAGGCGGTCGACGAGCTGTCCCACCTGTGGTCCACGCTCACCGTCGATCATGTATTTCGAGTCGACGCCCGGTCGCTGGCCATGAACAGTATGCGGTGGCTAAAGCGACTCGGGTCCGGTGGAATCGGAGGAGCCCGCAGCCAGGTCCGTGGACTCGTCAACACGCAGCCGCTGCGCAAGCACCTCACCGAGGCGCTGCACGCGGTGGACGGCGAAGTGACGGGCATTCAGTACAACATCGACCGCGGTAAGCTCAAGGCGGTCGCGCTAAGCACGACGAGCTACTCGACCGGTTCTTCCGTCACGTGGCTGCAGGGTGACAACATCGAGCCGTGGTCGCGCCCAGGGAGGCTTACACGGGACACGACACTCACGATCGAACACATCATGGCATCGGCCGCGCTCCCTCTGCTCTTCCCGGCAGTGAGACTGGGGAACGAGTGGTACGGTGATGGCGGGATCCGCCTCACTGCACCTTTGTCCCCGGCGCTGCACCTCGGGGCACGCCGCATCATGGCAATTTCGACACGGTACGCCCGGACCGAGGACGAAGCTTCTACCTCTGCGATACAAGGATATCCGCCCCCGGCTCAGGTCGCCGGCGTACTCCTGAACGCGGTATTTCTCGATCAGCTCGACAACGATGCACTGCGACTCGAAAGAGTGAACCGCCTCCTCGAGACACTGCCCGAAAAGCAACGACATGGCCTGGAGCCTGCAAAGCTTCTCGTGCTCCGCCCGTCGGAGGACTTGGGAAAGCTCGCCTCTCAATTCGAAGCCCAGCTCCCAAGGTCCTTCCGTTTCCTGACGCGAGGGCTCGGTACCCAAGAGACAGAGAGCCCCGACGTGCTCAGTATGATTCTCTTCCAGCCTGACTATCTGACGGCTCTGATTGAGATCGGCGAGAAAGACGCCCGCGATCGAGCCGACGAGATCGGCGAGTTCCTTCTGGGCTGA
- a CDS encoding DUF420 domain-containing protein yields the protein MNVTEAGDMLALINASLNATSAIALMTGFIFIRKKVVDRHRKAMLTAVGASGIFLVFYVTRVILTGTHEFAGEGLARIVYLSVLFSHVTLAIVVFPFVLRVLYLVRQKRFEDHKRLARFVFPVWAYVSATGLIVYILLYQVYGYV from the coding sequence ATGAACGTGACCGAGGCCGGCGACATGCTGGCCCTCATCAACGCATCACTGAACGCAACGAGTGCCATCGCGCTCATGACCGGCTTCATCTTCATTCGGAAGAAGGTGGTCGACCGTCACCGGAAGGCCATGCTGACGGCCGTGGGCGCCTCCGGGATTTTTCTCGTCTTCTATGTGACTCGGGTCATCCTCACGGGGACTCACGAGTTCGCAGGGGAAGGCCTGGCTCGGATCGTATACCTCAGCGTGCTCTTCTCGCACGTGACTCTGGCGATCGTCGTCTTTCCCTTCGTACTTCGTGTGCTCTACCTCGTGAGGCAGAAGCGCTTCGAGGACCACAAGCGATTGGCCCGCTTCGTCTTCCCGGTGTGGGCGTATGTCTCGGCGACTGGCCTGATCGTGTACATCCTGCTTTATCAGGTCTACGGGTACGTGTGA
- a CDS encoding thiamine pyrophosphate-dependent dehydrogenase E1 component subunit alpha: MKRYPAFDPPEYLHWTADPKLIEAFGATLDADPQRAEIIAALTEDDLLAIYRDLLRTRLHDIGLKRWVRTGVISKAWLGTGEEAVTVGNVSALNPDRDVVSPMIRNAAALHMMGMPLSDMFRGYLATSDSPSAGRDLHIGDLEAGIVQPISHMGTSVTIVAGIAMSFRARQEDRVAITWVGDGATKCAAAHEGINLAAVQDLPVIFVIQNNQVALGTRATAHGAGDLHAWPAMYGIDGMICDGNNVLDVYAATRIAADKCRAGNGPAMIVADTFRMGGHATHDEREAREAFDEELFAAWGQRDPVGLFEAWLGARDVEPSVLEEIENEVTIEMDQAADEALESKDRIPPPEQALYSGFSEGSTLVGLEGRPIQIG, translated from the coding sequence ATGAAGCGATACCCCGCGTTCGATCCCCCGGAATACCTCCACTGGACCGCAGATCCGAAGCTCATCGAGGCTTTCGGGGCTACGCTCGATGCTGATCCGCAGCGCGCTGAAATCATTGCAGCGCTGACAGAGGACGACCTCCTCGCGATCTACCGGGACCTGCTGCGCACCCGCCTGCACGACATCGGGTTGAAGCGTTGGGTGCGCACTGGCGTCATCTCGAAGGCATGGCTCGGCACCGGCGAAGAGGCGGTGACGGTCGGAAACGTCAGTGCCCTCAATCCGGACCGTGACGTCGTCTCTCCGATGATCCGCAACGCGGCCGCACTTCATATGATGGGTATGCCGCTCTCCGACATGTTCCGTGGCTACCTCGCGACATCGGATTCTCCGAGTGCGGGTCGAGATCTCCACATCGGCGATCTAGAAGCGGGCATCGTCCAGCCGATCAGTCACATGGGCACCAGCGTCACGATCGTCGCCGGAATCGCCATGTCATTCCGGGCGCGGCAGGAAGACCGGGTCGCGATCACGTGGGTGGGAGATGGCGCGACCAAGTGCGCGGCCGCGCATGAGGGGATCAACCTCGCCGCGGTGCAGGACCTCCCTGTCATCTTCGTGATCCAAAACAACCAGGTTGCCCTCGGGACGAGGGCCACAGCTCACGGGGCCGGAGATCTTCACGCATGGCCCGCCATGTACGGCATCGACGGTATGATCTGCGACGGCAACAACGTCCTTGACGTCTATGCGGCGACGCGGATCGCTGCTGACAAGTGCCGTGCGGGAAATGGCCCCGCCATGATCGTTGCAGACACGTTCCGGATGGGAGGGCATGCCACGCACGATGAGCGTGAAGCCCGCGAAGCATTCGACGAGGAGTTGTTTGCCGCCTGGGGACAGCGGGATCCTGTCGGCCTTTTCGAGGCCTGGTTAGGGGCGCGGGATGTCGAACCGTCAGTCCTCGAAGAGATCGAGAATGAAGTGACGATCGAAATGGACCAAGCGGCCGATGAGGCACTCGAATCCAAAGACCGGATCCCACCACCTGAACAAGCTTTGTACTCAGGATTCTCCGAAGGAAGCACGCTCGTAGGCCTCGAGGGACGTCCGATTCAGATCGGTTAA
- a CDS encoding CoA-binding protein, whose translation MDSLNEIRRVLRESSDPDNPTAERLAELLRDVQHVAVVGLSRHLEKPARRIPSYLAAKGLDMIPVNPHAKRLLGRECYPSLGEVPETVDLVLVFRPSEVAGEFVNAALARPDKPAIWLQTGLRSDDAAGEARDTGRTVIQDLCIFRVYRALIA comes from the coding sequence GTGGACTCGCTCAATGAAATTCGCCGCGTCCTCCGGGAATCATCCGATCCGGACAATCCGACGGCGGAACGGCTCGCAGAACTATTACGCGATGTGCAGCATGTCGCAGTTGTTGGCCTGTCGAGACACTTGGAAAAGCCGGCGCGACGGATCCCATCATACCTGGCCGCGAAAGGCCTCGACATGATACCCGTGAATCCACACGCGAAGCGCCTTCTCGGCCGCGAGTGTTACCCATCGCTTGGTGAGGTTCCTGAGACCGTCGACCTGGTCCTGGTCTTCCGACCGTCCGAGGTCGCCGGTGAGTTCGTCAATGCTGCGCTGGCTCGGCCGGACAAGCCAGCCATCTGGCTTCAGACTGGGCTACGGTCCGACGACGCGGCGGGGGAAGCTCGCGACACTGGGCGCACGGTTATACAGGACCTCTGCATTTTCAGAGTGTACCGAGCGTTGATCGCCTAG
- a CDS encoding exonuclease domain-containing protein, producing the protein MKLPFKLDRPLVFFDLETTGLDIKKDRIVELAFIKWTPHGDVLERERRFNPEMPIPAEATAVHGITDADVADEAPFCRTAKSLVDMLEGCDLAGFNVRRFDIPMLMFEFDRCETSFSMEGRRVVDMQNIFHREERRDLSAAARFYLDREHEEAHTALGDIRTSAGVLGAQLLRYPDIPQDLDGLHAYCEEYSPTRTEVDRWFSPEAEGRVFRRGKHKGAALAEVAGEAPDYLKWMMSADDMDEDVLTIVRAALAKKD; encoded by the coding sequence ATGAAACTTCCTTTCAAGCTTGACCGCCCCCTCGTCTTCTTCGACCTCGAGACCACCGGCCTCGACATCAAGAAAGACCGCATCGTCGAACTGGCGTTCATCAAGTGGACGCCGCACGGCGACGTCCTCGAGCGCGAGCGTCGTTTCAATCCTGAGATGCCGATTCCGGCAGAGGCTACGGCGGTTCACGGCATTACCGACGCCGATGTCGCGGACGAGGCTCCCTTCTGCCGCACAGCAAAGTCCCTCGTCGACATGCTCGAAGGCTGTGATCTCGCGGGGTTTAACGTGCGTCGCTTTGACATCCCAATGCTGATGTTCGAGTTCGACCGGTGTGAGACGAGCTTCTCGATGGAAGGGCGCCGCGTGGTCGACATGCAAAACATCTTCCACCGTGAGGAGCGTCGTGATCTGTCCGCGGCTGCGCGCTTCTACCTCGACCGCGAGCATGAGGAAGCCCACACCGCCCTGGGGGACATCCGGACGTCGGCTGGCGTTCTTGGGGCTCAACTGCTCCGATACCCTGACATTCCTCAGGACCTCGACGGACTCCACGCCTACTGCGAAGAGTACTCCCCGACACGGACGGAAGTGGACCGCTGGTTCAGTCCCGAGGCAGAGGGGCGCGTCTTCCGCCGAGGCAAGCACAAGGGGGCCGCGCTGGCCGAGGTGGCCGGCGAAGCCCCTGACTATTTGAAATGGATGATGAGTGCCGACGACATGGACGAAGACGTCTTGACGATCGTGCGCGCCGCTCTCGCAAAAAAGGACTAA
- a CDS encoding COX15/CtaA family protein, translating to MLHPRAFKVTVVWTLALLFLGSVVHATESSLACPDWPTCFGTMVPEMSGGVFWEHLHRLVAGGLVLMFVLATWLVRREVTDRPWMFKACLAGIALLLVQSVVGGLTVIYQLPDMVSTTHLSLAFLFLSLATFLAASTHQRAPEETIEISTSVAASLRLWAAVGAGFIFLQSALGALVRHTDGGISCPDFPLCLGQVIPPLINVQITSHFFHRVFALLATLLVIGIALWVMRQEVPGIFRRLAWSAVALVVAQVALGVASVLTILAVPSVTLHTLVAATLLANLVTLSTIAGRA from the coding sequence ATGCTGCATCCGAGAGCGTTCAAGGTCACCGTAGTCTGGACTCTCGCGCTTCTCTTCCTCGGTAGTGTCGTTCACGCGACCGAGTCGAGCCTGGCGTGCCCGGACTGGCCAACCTGTTTTGGCACCATGGTCCCCGAGATGTCCGGTGGCGTCTTCTGGGAGCACCTGCACCGGCTGGTGGCAGGCGGCCTGGTCCTCATGTTCGTCCTCGCGACATGGCTCGTGCGGCGAGAGGTTACCGACCGACCGTGGATGTTCAAAGCATGCCTCGCGGGCATCGCCTTGCTCCTCGTCCAGTCGGTGGTCGGCGGACTGACCGTGATTTACCAGCTCCCGGACATGGTCTCAACGACCCACTTGTCGCTCGCGTTCCTCTTCCTGTCCCTCGCGACGTTCCTGGCCGCCTCGACGCACCAGCGCGCGCCCGAGGAGACGATCGAGATATCGACCTCGGTCGCCGCCAGTCTACGCCTGTGGGCGGCAGTTGGGGCCGGATTTATTTTCCTCCAGTCGGCCCTCGGAGCACTTGTCCGACACACCGACGGTGGCATATCCTGCCCCGATTTTCCTCTTTGCCTAGGACAGGTCATTCCTCCGCTCATCAATGTGCAGATCACGTCACACTTTTTTCACCGGGTATTCGCGCTGCTCGCGACTCTGCTCGTCATCGGAATCGCCCTCTGGGTTATGCGCCAAGAGGTCCCTGGAATCTTCCGACGGCTAGCGTGGTCTGCTGTCGCACTGGTCGTGGCTCAAGTCGCTCTCGGTGTCGCTTCGGTACTGACGATCCTGGCCGTACCGTCGGTGACACTCCACACGCTGGTCGCTGCTACTCTGCTTGCGAACCTCGTGACACTCTCCACGATCGCGGGGCGCGCATGA